From a region of the Malania oleifera isolate guangnan ecotype guangnan chromosome 12, ASM2987363v1, whole genome shotgun sequence genome:
- the LOC131144754 gene encoding chlorophyll a-b binding protein, chloroplastic isoform X2 — protein MASAACASSAVVAVSISSPSSQKSGSVLGATKASFLGGRKLRARKYTAPAGTRSLSVCAAAADPDRPLWFPGSTPPPWLDGSLPGDFGFDPLGLGSDPESLRWNQQAELVHCRWAMLGAAGIFIPEFLTKIGILNTPSWYTAGEQEYFTDKTTLFIVELFFIGWAEGRRWADIIKPGCVNTDPIFPNNKLTGTDLGYPGGLWFDPLGWGTGSPEKLKELRTKEIKNGRLAMLAVMGAWFQAIYTGTGPIDNLFAHLADPGHATIFAAFTSK, from the exons ATGGCTTCCGCTGCCTGTGCTTCCTCTGCTGTGGTAGCCGTCTCGATCTCTTCTCCCAG TTCCCAGAAGAGTGGATCTGTTCTTGGGGCAACCAAGGCATCTTTCCTTGGAGGGAGAAAACTGAGAGCGAGGAAGTATACAGCACCAGCCGGAACACGGTCTCTTTCCGTATGTGCAGCAGCAGCTGACCCAGACAGGCCTCTCTGGTTCCCAGGCAGCACCCCTCCTCCTTGGCTCGATGGCAG CCTCCCCGGAGACTTTGGCTTTGATCCTCTAGGCCTCG GGTCTGATCCAGAGAGTCTGAGATGGAACCAACAAGCAGAGCTTGTACACTGCAGATGGGCTATGCTAGGTGCTGCAGGTATTTTCATCCCAGAGTTCTTAACGAAGATCGGAATCCTCAACACCCCCTCATGGTACACAGCCGGAGAGCAGGAATACTTCACGGACAAAACCACCCTCTTCATAGTTGAGCTATTTTTCATTGGTTGGGCAGAAGGAAGACGGTGGGCGGACATCATCAAGCCTGGGTGTGTAAACACAGACCCCATATTCCCCAACAACAAGCTAACTGGGACTGACCTTGGCTACCCAGGTGGCCTCTGGTTTGACCCACTTGGCTGGGGTACTGGTTCTCCCGAGAAGCTCAAGGAGTTGAGGACAAAGGAGATCAAGAATGGAAGGTTGGCCATGCTCGCTGTGATGGGTGCTTGGTTCCAGGCAATATACACAGGCACTGGACCCATTGACAACCTCTTTGCCCACCTTGCTGATCCCGGTCATGCCACCATTTTTGCA GCTTTCACTTCCAAGTGA
- the LOC131144754 gene encoding chlorophyll a-b binding protein, chloroplastic isoform X1 has translation MASAACASSAVVAVSISSPSSQKSGSVLGATKASFLGGRKLRARKYTAPAGTRSLSVCAAAADPDRPLWFPGSTPPPWLDGSLPGDFGFDPLGLGSDPESLRWNQQAELVHCRWAMLGAAGIFIPEFLTKIGILNTPSWYTAGEQEYFTDKTTLFIVELFFIGWAEGRRWADIIKPGCVNTDPIFPNNKLTGTDLGYPGGLWFDPLGWGTGSPEKLKELRTKEIKNGRLAMLAVMGAWFQAIYTGTGPIDNLFAHLADPGHATIFAVSANPRVQQLRLIVSFLTY, from the exons ATGGCTTCCGCTGCCTGTGCTTCCTCTGCTGTGGTAGCCGTCTCGATCTCTTCTCCCAG TTCCCAGAAGAGTGGATCTGTTCTTGGGGCAACCAAGGCATCTTTCCTTGGAGGGAGAAAACTGAGAGCGAGGAAGTATACAGCACCAGCCGGAACACGGTCTCTTTCCGTATGTGCAGCAGCAGCTGACCCAGACAGGCCTCTCTGGTTCCCAGGCAGCACCCCTCCTCCTTGGCTCGATGGCAG CCTCCCCGGAGACTTTGGCTTTGATCCTCTAGGCCTCG GGTCTGATCCAGAGAGTCTGAGATGGAACCAACAAGCAGAGCTTGTACACTGCAGATGGGCTATGCTAGGTGCTGCAGGTATTTTCATCCCAGAGTTCTTAACGAAGATCGGAATCCTCAACACCCCCTCATGGTACACAGCCGGAGAGCAGGAATACTTCACGGACAAAACCACCCTCTTCATAGTTGAGCTATTTTTCATTGGTTGGGCAGAAGGAAGACGGTGGGCGGACATCATCAAGCCTGGGTGTGTAAACACAGACCCCATATTCCCCAACAACAAGCTAACTGGGACTGACCTTGGCTACCCAGGTGGCCTCTGGTTTGACCCACTTGGCTGGGGTACTGGTTCTCCCGAGAAGCTCAAGGAGTTGAGGACAAAGGAGATCAAGAATGGAAGGTTGGCCATGCTCGCTGTGATGGGTGCTTGGTTCCAGGCAATATACACAGGCACTGGACCCATTGACAACCTCTTTGCCCACCTTGCTGATCCCGGTCATGCCACCATTTTTGCAGTAAGTGCAAATCCCAGAGTTCAACAGTTACGCTTGATTGTTTCATTTCTCACATATTAA